The proteins below are encoded in one region of Oncorhynchus gorbuscha isolate QuinsamMale2020 ecotype Even-year linkage group LG01, OgorEven_v1.0, whole genome shotgun sequence:
- the LOC123993945 gene encoding immunoglobulin superfamily containing leucine-rich repeat protein 2-like codes for MASWRLVCVLAVWTSVLGLAQCCPDTCSCLDKYAHHFADCAYKDLLLVPVGLPFNVTTLSLSANKIKLLKAKSFINVTQVTSLWLAHNEIVTIERDTLALLIQLRNLDVSYNKIISFPWEDLANLTSLQLLKMNNNEMINLPKYSFSTLKDLRSLRINNNRFTTIVQGTFSSLSSMSHLQIYNNPFTCSCSLEWLRDWITESKISVPEQDSIVCEAPEHLQGALVTKMPKLDCKAPSVSITYQPNLDNNELYEGFMVILNCETKGNPKPEVSWEVVNAGNQKFTFSLPSVVSMNSDSPINDKSTNGRFLVFQNGTMIIPRMSKKEDGNYSCSAVNDLGKADSTVKVVVTGTKKQAINSLLDTTADKILRPSGGNKPGPKMTNNIINWPKSDSEKTKIVPTGSSVKHADGSVQAGEGSEELPFTRKCGISDGTQYISNHAFNLSLDQLKQYTFDLGVIALEVSETEAKVQLNPLQLPNSKNNLHLSHNENLETVDKEPFSLYQGSTKTPLDMLYLCFNTGNGHSVVQWSRIEEGINTYKFQGLQPGTNYTLCLTYGGQDCQVLVVFTTRKKIPSLLIIVMVSTFLLVLATVPLLGATCCHLLNKYQGKTYKLIMKAAQKNPDQMDKHMVGGDFDPQVSFVESEKNSNPSEIGGEGEDGQDGEEVEGSLVIESIPGSTLKFEVGSEYSDRLPLGTEAVNISEDGNGNYKAMSR; via the exons ATGGCGTCGTGGCGGCTGGTCTGTGTCCTGGCTGTATGGACCTCTGTGTTGGGtctggcccagtgttgtccagaTACCTGTAGCTGTCTGGATAAATACGCCCACCATTTCGCTGACTGTGCCTACAAAGACCTGCTGTTAGTTCCCGTAGGCCTCCCCTTCAACgttaccaccctctctctctccgccaacAAGATCAAACTCCTGAAGGCCAAGAGCTTTATTAACGTCACCCAG GTGACCTCCCTATGGCTGGCCCACAATGAGATCGTGACCATAGAGAGGGACACCTTGGCACTGCTGATCCAGCTGAGAAACCTGGATGTCAGCTACAATAAGATCATCAGCTTCCCCTGGGAAGACCTGGCCAACCTCACCTCCCTTCAGCTGCTCAAGATGAACAACAACGAGATGATCAACCTCCCTAAATATTCCTTCTCGACTCTCAAAGACCTGAGGTCCCTGAGGATCAACAACAACAGGTTCACTACCATTGTCCAGGGGACCttcagctctctgagctccatgtCTCACCTTCAGATCTACAACAACCCCTTCACCTGCTCCTGCAGTCTGGAGTGGCTGAGAGACTGGATCACGGAGTCTAAGATCTCTGTCCCGGAGCAGGACTCTATCGTCTGCGAGGCCCCAGAGCATCTGCAAGGGGCCCTGGTGACCAAAATGCCCAAGCTGGACTGCAAGGCCCCGTCAGTGTCCATCACCTACCAGCCAAACCTGGATAACAATGAACTATACGAGGGCTTTATGGTGATTCTCAACTGTGAGACCAAGGGCAACCCCAAACCAGAGGTCAGCTGGGAGGTGGTGAATGCAGGGAACCAGAAGTTCACATTCAGTTTGCCCTCTGTGGTCAGCATGAATAGTGACTCGCCCATCAATGATAAAAGCACCAACGGCCGGTTCTTGGTCTTCCAAAACGGCACTATGATCATCCCCCGTATGAGCAAGAAGGAGGATGGGAACTACAGCTGCTCAGCTGTCAACGACCTCGGTAAAGCAGACAGCACAGTGAAGGTAGTGGTGACAGGCACCAAGAAACAAGCCATTAACTCCTTGCTGGACACCACAGCAGATAAGATCCTCCGTCCGTCTGGTGGAAACAAGCCGGGGCCTAAGATgaccaacaacatcatcaactGGCCCAAGTCCGACTCTGAAAAGACCAAGATCGTTCCAACTGGGTCGTCTGTTAAACACGCTGATGGCTCAGTGCAGGCTGGCGAGGGCTCAGAGGAGCTTCCGTTTACCAGGAAGTGTGGCATCAGCGATGGCACTCAGTACATCTCCAATCACGCATTCAACCTCAGTCTGGACCAGCTGAAGCAATATACATTTGATTTAGGTGTCATCGCGTTGGAGGTATCCGAGACGGAGGCCAAAGTGCAGCTCAACCCTCTCCAGCTCCCCAACAGTAAGAACAACCTTCACCTCAGCCACAATGAGAACCTAGAGACCGTCGACAAAGAGCCTTTCAGCCTCTATCAAGGCTCAACCAAAACCCCTCTGGACATGCTCTATCTGTGTTTCAACACTGGTAACGGACACTCTGTAGTGCAGTGGTCCCGGATAGAGGAAGGGATCAACACCTATAAGTTTCAGGGCCTACAGCCAGGCACTAACTACACCCTGTGTCTGACCTATGGAGGGCAGGACTGTCAGGTCCTGGTTGTCTTCACAACCAGGAAGAAGATTCCTTCTCTGTTGATCATAGTGATGGTTAGTACCTTCCTGTTGGTGCTGGCTACAGTCCCTCTGCTGGGAGCAACATGCTGTCATCTCTTAAACAAGTACCAGGGAAAGACTTACAAACTGATCATGAAGGCAGCGCAGAAAAACCCAGATCAAATGGACAAACATATGGTCGGAGGTGATTTTGACCCCCAGGTGTCGTTTGTAGAGTCAGAGAAGAATTCTAACCCAAgtgagataggaggagagggggaggacggacaggatggggaggaggtggaggggagtttGGTTATCGAGTCTATCCCGGGTTCTACACTAAAATTTGAGGTGGGTTCGGAGTACAGCGATAGATTACCATTGGGCACCGAGGCGGTGAATATCTCTGAGGATGGAAACGGTAACTACAAAGCGATGAGTCGCTGA